In the Deltaproteobacteria bacterium genome, one interval contains:
- a CDS encoding helix-turn-helix domain-containing protein, with translation MVEMDIKDRIKALRIAKCLTQTSLSSICQIPQISLSSIERAKYKPNLTVVSKLASTFQVNTHWLETGKDLPFNDLKGVIELNHCRERASELSAISIISIASLPFVFCEKERCLIFEISHDCHIIIYLCEPLDRGVFMNIGNCRYLREVKDDVDLRSPYVLSRLFAMGTKDKGSISYQDVREAAVVTSVTQTEDSKVIPPYRAVREAASSETASTQVDTNKVTPPYRAVRRTEPAADVQIQTEDSKVIPPYRAVREAASSDTASTQVDVNKVTPPYRAVRRTEPAADVQINEGGTKVKASEEAVNSDILLAKVELLLHNDPEFSYKLKEFLESYKRTRR, from the coding sequence ATGGTAGAAATGGATATAAAGGATAGAATAAAGGCGCTCAGAATTGCTAAATGCCTAACTCAAACCAGTCTGTCTTCAATATGTCAAATCCCTCAGATTTCCCTCTCATCAATTGAAAGAGCAAAATACAAACCTAATCTTACTGTGGTTTCAAAACTTGCATCTACTTTTCAGGTAAATACCCATTGGCTTGAAACAGGGAAGGATTTACCATTTAATGATTTGAAAGGGGTTATTGAATTAAACCATTGCAGAGAACGTGCAAGTGAGTTATCTGCCATATCCATTATATCCATTGCAAGTTTACCTTTTGTCTTCTGTGAAAAAGAGAGATGTTTGATATTTGAAATATCACATGATTGTCATATTATCATATACCTGTGTGAGCCTCTGGACAGGGGTGTGTTCATGAATATTGGAAATTGTCGTTATCTGCGTGAGGTTAAAGATGATGTTGACCTGCGTAGTCCTTATGTATTATCACGGCTTTTTGCAATGGGGACCAAGGATAAAGGCAGCATATCTTATCAAGATGTAAGGGAGGCAGCGGTTGTTACATCAGTCACTCAAACAGAAGACAGTAAGGTTATACCACCTTATCGGGCTGTAAGAGAGGCGGCATCTTCTGAGACAGCCTCTACTCAAGTGGATACTAATAAAGTTACTCCACCTTACAGGGCCGTGAGAAGAACAGAGCCTGCAGCAGATGTCCAAATTCAAACAGAAGACAGTAAGGTTATACCACCTTATCGGGCTGTAAGAGAGGCAGCATCTTCTGATACAGCCTCTACTCAAGTGGATGTTAATAAAGTTACTCCACCTTACAGGGCCGTGAGAAGAACAGAGCCTGCAGCAGATGTCCAAATAAATGAGGGTGGGACCAAGGTTAAGGCATCTGAAGAGGCTGTAAATAGT